TTCCAGAGGTAGCCGACGTTGCGCACCGTCTCGAGCCGTCCCGCCAGCTCCGGCCCGAGCTTCGCGCGGATGCGCCGCACGTGCACGTCGACCGTGCGCGAGCCGCCGTAGTACTCGGTCCCCCACACCCGGCGCAGCAGCGTCTCGCGCCCGTAGGTGCGGTTCGGATGCGTGACGAGGAACGCGAAGAGCGCGTACTCGAGGTACGTGAAGTCGACCGGCGTCGCGGCGATGGTCGCTTGGTAGGTGGCGAGGTTCAGCGTGAGGTCGCCGACGCGCACGATGTCGGCGTCGGTCGCCTCCTCGCCGGGCCACAGCAGCGCGCGCACGCGGGCGGACAGTTCCTCGGCGGACGCGCCGCGCACGAGGAAGTCGCACGGCAGGCGCACCGGCAGGCGCAGCGAGCCGAGCGCGTCGGGCTCCACGATCGCGAGCGCGGAGACCTCGGCGCCGTCGGCCGCGGCGCGCTCGACCTTCTGCAGCAGCGCCTCGGGAGCGTGCCCGCCGTCGACCACGGCGAGGTCGACCCCCCCGCTCGCGAGCGCGGACACGAGGTCGGCGCTGCCGCCCTCAGACACGCGCAAGTCGAGCCCGGTGACCGCCTCGCGCACCCAGGCACGGGTGTGTGCGTCGTCGGACGCGATGTGGACGCTCTTCACGTGCACGATGCTACGCCTCCGGCGCCCGGTACGGACAGCGCCGGACGAGGAGAGCCCTCGCCCGGCGCCGTTGCCGTGCCTATCGGTGAGTCATGCTAGATGACGCTCAGGTACCGGTCCATCTCCCACGCGGTCACGTGCTTGATGTAGTCGGCCCACTCGGCCTTCTTGTTCTCGACGTAGAAGCTGTGGATGTGCTCGCCGAGGATCTCCTTCATCGCCTCGGAGTGCTCGAACAACTCGATGGCCTCGCCGAGGTTCTTGGGCAGGGTCTTGATCCCCGCCGCGTCGAGCTCGTCTTGGGACATCTCGAAGATGTCGTTGGTGGCCTCGGGCATGAGCTCCAGCTGCTCCTCGATGCCCTTCAGGCCGGCGCCGAGCATGACGGCGAACGCCAGGTACGGGTTGCACGAGGGGTCCGGCGAGCGGAGCTCGATGCGGGTCGCGGCCTCCTTGCCGGGCTTGTAGAGCGGCACGCGCACCATCGCCGAGCGGTTGGCCTGCGCCCACGAGACGTAGGTCGGGGCCTCGTAGCCGGGGACCAGGCGCTTGTACGAGTTGACGAGCGGGTTGGTCACCGCGCAGAACTCGGGCGCGTACTTGAGCAGACCGGCGATGTAGTGGCGGCAGATCTTGCTCAGGTGGCCGGGCTGGCTCGCGTCGAAGAACGCGTTGCCGTCCTTGGTGAACAGCGACTGGTGCGTGTGCATGCCGGAGCCGTTCTGACCCTGGATGGGCTTCGGCATGAACGTCGCGTACACGCCGTTGGCGTACGCGATCTCCTTGACCACCAGACGGTAGGTCATGACGTTGTCCGCCATCGTGAGGGCGTCCGCGTAGCGCAGGTCGATCTCGTGCTGCGAAGGAGCGACCTCATGGTGCGAGTACTCGACCGGGATGCCCATCTTCTCCAGCGTGAGCACCGTGTCGCGGCGCAGGTCGCTGGCGATGTCGAGCGGGGTCAGGTCGAAGTAGCCGCCCTGGTCGAGGACCTCGGTGCCCTGGTCGTCGGCGAAGTAGAAGAACTCGAGTTCGGGACCGACGTACATCGTGTAACCCATGTCCGCGGCCTTCTTGAGCATCC
This Actinomycetota bacterium DNA region includes the following protein-coding sequences:
- a CDS encoding glutamine synthetase, with product MSMAPRFDKQYVIKTVEERGIKFVRFWFTDVLGVLKSFAVTDSELEGAFEEGMGFDGSSIDGFTRIQESDMVAFPDASTFQVIPWRPEEQGVARLFTDITKPSGEPFEGCPRHALKRMLKKAADMGYTMYVGPELEFFYFADDQGTEVLDQGGYFDLTPLDIASDLRRDTVLTLEKMGIPVEYSHHEVAPSQHEIDLRYADALTMADNVMTYRLVVKEIAYANGVYATFMPKPIQGQNGSGMHTHQSLFTKDGNAFFDASQPGHLSKICRHYIAGLLKYAPEFCAVTNPLVNSYKRLVPGYEAPTYVSWAQANRSAMVRVPLYKPGKEAATRIELRSPDPSCNPYLAFAVMLGAGLKGIEEQLELMPEATNDIFEMSQDELDAAGIKTLPKNLGEAIELFEHSEAMKEILGEHIHSFYVENKKAEWADYIKHVTAWEMDRYLSVI
- a CDS encoding response regulator transcription factor yields the protein MHVKSVHIASDDAHTRAWVREAVTGLDLRVSEGGSADLVSALASGGVDLAVVDGGHAPEALLQKVERAAADGAEVSALAIVEPDALGSLRLPVRLPCDFLVRGASAEELSARVRALLWPGEEATDADIVRVGDLTLNLATYQATIAATPVDFTYLEYALFAFLVTHPNRTYGRETLLRRVWGTEYYGGSRTVDVHVRRIRAKLGPELAGRLETVRNVGYLW